The following coding sequences are from one Manis pentadactyla isolate mManPen7 chromosome 13, mManPen7.hap1, whole genome shotgun sequence window:
- the LOC118934592 gene encoding olfactory receptor 8B3-like — protein MPTGNGSSLTEFILVGLTDQPDLQLPLFFLFLVMYMVTALGNLGMITIIGLNSHLHTPMYFFLFNLSFIDLCYCSVFTPKMLMNFLSKKNIISYMGCMAQLYFFCFFAISECYVLTSMAYDRYVAICDPLLYNAAMSPKVCSSLMLGSYLVAFSGSMAHTGCLLRLIFCDANTINHYFCDILPVLQLSCTSTHVNELVVFIVGGINIIVPSITIFVSYGFILSSILRISSTEGRSKAFSTCSSHIIAVSLFFGSFAFMYLQPSSAGSMNVGKISSVFYTNVVPMTNPLIYSLRNKDVKLALRKTLRRIF, from the coding sequence ATGCCTACTGGAAATGGTTCTTCCCTGACAGAATTTATTCTGGTGGGATTAACAGACCAGCCAGATCTCCAGCTCCCCCTGTTCTTCCTATTTCTAGTAATGTACATGGTCACTGCACTGGGAAATCTGGGCATGATAACTATTATTGGGCTGAATTCACACCTCCACactcccatgtactttttcctcttcAATTTGTCCTTTATAGATCTCTGTTATTGTTCAGTGTTTACACCCAAAATGCTGATGAATTTCTTATCAAAGAAGAATATTATTTCCTACATGGGGTGCATGGCCCAGCtctactttttctgtttttttgctatttctgAATGCTATGTGTTGACAtcaatggcctatgaccgctatgtggccatctgcgaCCCACTCTTGTATAATGCTGCCATGTCCCCTAAAGTGTGTTCCAGCCTTATGCTTGGTTCGTACTTGGTGGCCTTTTCTGGTTCCATGGCCCACACTGGATGCCTGCTGAGACTGATCTTCTGTGACGCCAACACCATCAACCATTATTTCTGTGACATCCTCCCTGTGCTCCAGCTCTCCTGCACCAGCACCCATGTCAATGAGCTGGTGGTGTTCATTGTGGGGGGCATCAACATCATTGTGCCCAGCATCACCATCTTTGTCTCCTATGGTTTCATCCTCTCCAGCATCCTCCGCATCAGCTCCactgagggcaggtccaaagccttcagcacctgcagctcccacatcattgctgtttctttgttctttggaTCGTTTGCATTTATGTATCTCCAACCTTCTTCTGCTGGGTCCATGAATGtgggaaaaatctcttctgtctttTATACCAATGTGGTCCCCATGACGAACCCCTTAATCTACAGTTTGAGGAACAAAGATGTTAAACTTGCTCTGAGAAAGACCCTGAGGAGAATCTTTTGA